The following are from one region of the Vibrio parahaemolyticus genome:
- a CDS encoding arginine deiminase-related protein, producing MLLHESVPQFADGKEESTQSALRQTANCVVMVPPKEFRFNEETAQDNEFQHQVSLSQKEVSRKTMAEFSAMVATLRQEGVQVVEFDYPVSDVATPDAVFPNNWFSTTPDGTLYTFPMACENRQHEVRPEALIAALAAAGREVHQQSSLTDYLGDHAYLESTGVMVFDHLNKTVYAALSQRCDRLVLEDYANRIGSERVISFQTRLPSGSPIYHTNVMMAVGEQFCVICDEVIPEFERRFVLKSLAKDKQVISISLDQMNQFCGNILQLETINGDKVIAMSQSAYDAFSPAQRNQLATHGKLLPFDVSTIESIGGGSVRCMLGEVFLPSRKAVL from the coding sequence ATGCTATTACACGAATCAGTACCCCAATTTGCTGATGGGAAAGAAGAAAGCACACAAAGTGCTCTGCGCCAAACCGCAAACTGCGTAGTGATGGTGCCACCTAAAGAATTTCGTTTTAATGAAGAAACGGCGCAAGACAATGAGTTTCAGCATCAGGTGTCATTGAGCCAGAAAGAAGTATCACGAAAAACCATGGCTGAATTTTCGGCAATGGTTGCCACGTTGCGCCAAGAAGGAGTGCAAGTGGTGGAATTTGACTATCCAGTTTCTGATGTTGCGACGCCAGATGCGGTATTTCCAAACAATTGGTTTAGCACGACACCAGACGGCACGCTTTATACCTTCCCAATGGCGTGTGAAAACCGTCAGCATGAGGTGCGCCCAGAAGCGTTAATTGCCGCGCTAGCCGCTGCAGGACGTGAAGTTCATCAGCAAAGCAGTCTAACGGATTACCTAGGCGATCACGCGTACCTAGAAAGCACTGGTGTGATGGTTTTTGACCATCTAAACAAAACCGTTTATGCCGCGTTGTCACAGCGTTGTGACCGCCTAGTGTTGGAAGATTACGCGAATCGTATTGGTTCTGAGCGCGTGATTTCATTCCAAACCCGTTTGCCATCGGGTTCGCCGATCTACCATACCAACGTGATGATGGCTGTGGGTGAGCAGTTTTGTGTGATTTGTGATGAAGTGATCCCAGAATTTGAGCGTCGTTTTGTTTTGAAGTCTCTGGCAAAAGATAAACAAGTTATCTCAATTTCGCTTGATCAGATGAACCAGTTCTGTGGCAACATTCTGCAACTGGAAACCATCAACGGCGACAAGGTGATTGCGATGTCTCAATCGGCGTACGATGCATTCTCACCAGCACAAAGAAACCAATTGGCGACACACGGTAAATTGCTGCCATTCGACGTTTCCACCATAGAATCTATTGGTGGTGGTTCTGTACGTTGCATGTTGGGTGAAGTGTTCTTACCGAGTCGCAAGGCTGTGCTTTAA
- a CDS encoding ABC transporter ATP-binding protein, translated as MFKRFEGFTEPFPKSTPDQPPSGIFAFLRHYTRGYEKPLIIMSLMSTIVAIVEVMLFGAMGQLVDWLSTSNPETFLQDNRADLIFYGVLLLVVMPLLVVIYSLLVHQTLLGNYPMSIRWLAHRYLLNQSLNFYQDDFAGRVATKVMQTSLAVRETVMKSMDVFVYVTVYFTSMVVMLAAADWRLMIPMIVWLLVYIAIQIYFVPKLKDVASEQADARSTMTGRIVDSYTNIQTVKLFSHSQRETQYAEQGMKGFLNTVYRQMRLVTGFDVAVEISNYILVFSVAALSIYLWLDSAISVGAIAIAVSLALRVNGMSMWIMWEVGALFENMGTVVDGMKTLSKPIDIQDKPNAKDLVVSQGGIQFDNVSFHYGENKGVINHLNLDIKPGEKVGLVGRSGAGKSTLVNLLLRFHDVEEGSIKIDGQNIADVTQDSLRSKIGMVTQDTSLLHRSIRDNILYGNPTASEGELLKATKQAHAHEFIETLTDPFGNVGYDAQVGERGVKLSGGQRQRIAISRVLLKDAPLLVLDEATSALDSEVEAAIQESLNGLMQGKTVIAIAHRLSTIAQMDRLIVLDKGNVVEQGSHQELIAHNGIYAQLWAHQTGGFLGEELDNQQAS; from the coding sequence ATGTTTAAACGATTTGAAGGCTTCACAGAGCCGTTTCCCAAATCTACGCCCGATCAGCCCCCTTCAGGGATTTTTGCCTTTCTACGCCATTACACCCGAGGGTATGAAAAGCCACTGATCATCATGTCACTGATGTCGACGATTGTTGCCATCGTTGAAGTCATGCTGTTTGGTGCAATGGGCCAACTAGTAGACTGGCTTTCCACCAGTAATCCAGAAACCTTTTTGCAAGATAACCGAGCGGATCTGATTTTTTACGGCGTCTTACTTCTGGTTGTAATGCCACTTTTGGTTGTTATCTACTCTTTGCTGGTGCATCAAACCTTGTTGGGTAACTACCCAATGTCCATTCGCTGGCTTGCTCACCGTTATCTGCTCAATCAGAGTCTGAACTTCTATCAAGATGATTTTGCAGGGCGCGTTGCAACCAAAGTGATGCAAACCTCTCTCGCAGTACGTGAAACGGTCATGAAGAGCATGGACGTGTTTGTCTACGTGACGGTTTACTTCACCAGTATGGTCGTGATGTTAGCAGCTGCAGATTGGCGTTTAATGATTCCAATGATTGTCTGGCTTTTGGTTTACATCGCGATTCAGATTTACTTTGTACCGAAACTGAAAGATGTAGCCTCTGAGCAAGCCGATGCGCGCTCAACCATGACAGGCCGTATTGTCGACAGCTACACCAACATCCAAACCGTGAAGCTGTTTTCACATAGCCAACGAGAAACCCAATATGCCGAACAAGGCATGAAAGGATTTCTCAACACGGTTTATCGCCAAATGCGCTTGGTAACAGGCTTTGACGTGGCGGTTGAAATTTCCAACTACATCTTGGTGTTTTCCGTCGCGGCTTTGTCGATTTATCTGTGGTTAGACAGCGCGATTAGCGTCGGTGCCATTGCTATTGCGGTCAGCCTAGCACTGCGCGTTAACGGCATGTCGATGTGGATCATGTGGGAAGTAGGAGCCCTGTTTGAAAACATGGGTACTGTCGTGGATGGCATGAAAACACTGTCCAAACCTATCGATATCCAAGACAAACCGAATGCGAAAGACTTGGTCGTATCTCAAGGTGGCATCCAGTTCGATAACGTCAGCTTTCATTACGGTGAAAACAAAGGCGTCATCAACCATCTGAATCTCGACATCAAACCTGGCGAAAAAGTCGGCTTGGTTGGGCGCTCTGGCGCAGGCAAATCCACGTTGGTGAACTTGCTGTTACGCTTCCATGATGTGGAAGAAGGCAGCATTAAGATTGACGGTCAAAACATTGCTGACGTCACGCAAGATTCGTTGCGCTCGAAAATTGGTATGGTGACACAGGATACGTCTCTTTTGCACCGTTCAATAAGAGATAACATCTTGTACGGCAACCCAACCGCCTCAGAAGGGGAACTGCTTAAAGCGACGAAACAAGCGCACGCTCACGAGTTCATCGAAACACTGACAGACCCATTTGGCAATGTCGGCTACGATGCGCAAGTTGGCGAACGAGGCGTGAAGTTGTCTGGTGGTCAGCGTCAGCGTATTGCTATTTCTCGTGTGTTATTGAAAGACGCGCCGCTGTTGGTACTGGATGAAGCAACTTCAGCTCTGGACTCAGAAGTCGAAGCGGCTATCCAAGAAAGCTTGAACGGGCTCATGCAAGGCAAAACCGTGATTGCAATAGCACACCGATTGTCGACCATCGCCCAGATGGATCGCTTAATCGTTCTCGACAAAGGTAACGTCGTAGAGCAAGGCTCGCACCAAGAGCTGATCGCTCATAACGGCATCTACGCACAGCTTTGGGCACACCAAACTGGCGGTTTTCTTGGTGAAGAACTAGACAATCAGCAAGCTTCTTAA
- a CDS encoding DUF445 domain-containing protein — protein MNKSLLTNLLAIALMGAGHQFQNDYLWYAGLFAFSGAITNWLAIHMLFEKVPGLYGSGVIPARFEEFKLAIKNLMMEQFFTEANIDRFLNKEMAGGVNIDLQPVIEKVDLNPAFDSLVEVIEGSQFGGMLAMFGGAEALQPMRQPFVEKMQVSIIELSKSDSIKEALKEQFESPAMMDEIKQNIEGIIDQRLSELTPALVKEMVQKMIKEHLGWLVVWGGVFGGLIGVISTFVGA, from the coding sequence ATGAACAAAAGTTTGCTAACGAATCTGCTCGCCATCGCTTTGATGGGTGCGGGCCATCAATTTCAGAACGACTATCTTTGGTATGCAGGTCTCTTTGCCTTCTCTGGCGCCATCACTAACTGGCTTGCCATCCACATGCTGTTTGAAAAAGTGCCGGGCTTATACGGTTCTGGTGTGATTCCCGCACGGTTTGAAGAATTCAAACTGGCGATCAAAAATTTGATGATGGAACAGTTCTTTACCGAAGCGAACATCGACCGATTCTTGAATAAAGAAATGGCGGGCGGTGTGAACATCGATCTTCAACCTGTGATTGAGAAAGTGGATCTAAACCCAGCCTTTGACTCACTAGTAGAAGTCATTGAGGGCTCCCAGTTTGGCGGCATGCTAGCGATGTTTGGTGGTGCGGAAGCTCTACAGCCGATGCGACAACCTTTCGTCGAAAAGATGCAAGTGTCCATCATCGAACTGAGCAAGAGCGACAGTATTAAAGAAGCTTTGAAAGAGCAGTTTGAATCACCAGCCATGATGGATGAGATTAAGCAGAACATCGAAGGCATCATCGACCAACGCCTTAGCGAGTTAACGCCGGCATTGGTTAAAGAAATGGTGCAAAAAATGATTAAAGAACACCTAGGCTGGCTAGTAGTTTGGGGTGGCGTATTTGGTGGTTTAATTGGTGTTATTAGCACCTTTGTCGGCGCATAA
- a CDS encoding Lrp/AsnC family transcriptional regulator, whose translation MSYQLDRIDLHILRVLHSRGRIPVVELAKQINLTTSPCSDRVKRLEKEGYINGYHAELNAEKLGLDVQVFIHIRLDQTSFSIFEKFAKAVELMPEIEECYSLSGDFDTMIKVRVKNMKAYQEFMSSKLGTLPGVIQTRSEVVIEEHKTGFGVNPELLG comes from the coding sequence ATGAGCTACCAATTAGACAGGATTGATCTGCATATTTTGAGAGTGCTTCATTCACGCGGGCGAATTCCAGTCGTCGAACTGGCGAAGCAGATTAACTTAACCACGTCGCCGTGCTCAGATCGCGTCAAAAGGCTTGAGAAAGAAGGCTATATCAATGGTTATCATGCCGAGTTGAATGCTGAAAAATTAGGATTGGATGTTCAGGTGTTCATTCATATTCGTTTGGATCAAACCAGCTTCTCGATTTTTGAAAAGTTTGCCAAAGCGGTGGAATTGATGCCAGAAATTGAAGAGTGTTATTCGCTCTCTGGTGACTTCGACACCATGATTAAAGTCCGAGTGAAGAACATGAAAGCGTATCAAGAGTTCATGTCGAGTAAGCTAGGCACGCTACCGGGTGTTATTCAGACGCGAAGTGAAGTGGTGATAGAAGAGCACAAAACGGGATTTGGTGTGAATCCGGAGCTATTGGGTTAA
- a CDS encoding GNAT family N-acetyltransferase: MTIQPTLTTERLVLRPFHIGDCQQVALLAGDKRIADMTANIPHPYELPMAQAWIARHDPMYQQHQGVAYAITLRNTGELLGAVSLPRIEEGYGTLGYWVGVPHWEKGYAFEASKALLEFARIHFELNGITVMHLVDNQRSKSVIQKLKIPYVGDKALRMQGKERKVCVYQLTFVASE, from the coding sequence ATGACGATACAACCGACTCTCACTACCGAAAGACTCGTCCTCCGGCCATTCCATATAGGTGACTGCCAACAAGTGGCTTTACTCGCTGGAGATAAGCGAATTGCCGACATGACAGCAAACATCCCACATCCTTATGAGCTACCGATGGCGCAAGCATGGATAGCTAGGCACGATCCGATGTATCAGCAGCATCAAGGCGTGGCGTACGCTATTACCTTGCGAAACACTGGGGAATTACTTGGTGCGGTGAGTTTACCGCGTATCGAAGAGGGGTACGGAACATTAGGCTACTGGGTTGGCGTGCCACATTGGGAAAAAGGCTATGCATTCGAGGCCTCCAAAGCCTTACTCGAATTTGCTCGAATTCACTTTGAGTTAAACGGAATAACCGTGATGCATTTGGTGGACAATCAGCGTTCTAAATCGGTGATCCAAAAACTAAAGATCCCTTACGTCGGTGACAAAGCATTGCGCATGCAAGGCAAAGAACGAAAGGTTTGTGTCTACCAACTCACGTTCGTCGCTTCTGAATAA
- a CDS encoding RNA recognition motif domain-containing protein, giving the protein MKLLVRNLARHMTEQDIRKLFSAYGKVELCSLVLDQETGLSKGFGFVIMPDEAEAISALEALNLTNVEKSKIRVKVAQD; this is encoded by the coding sequence ATGAAACTTTTAGTAAGAAACTTGGCTCGTCACATGACTGAGCAAGATATCCGCAAATTATTCTCAGCGTACGGCAAAGTAGAACTGTGTTCGCTAGTGCTTGATCAAGAAACGGGTTTGTCGAAAGGCTTCGGTTTTGTCATCATGCCGGACGAAGCAGAAGCAATTTCTGCTCTTGAAGCACTGAATTTGACGAACGTAGAAAAAAGCAAAATTCGCGTGAAAGTCGCACAAGACTAA
- a CDS encoding GNAT family N-acetyltransferase has product METKRLKLIPACLERAEEAHQAVVRSQKTLEVYLPWVPHVLTLEAMIEGTEKAIANFENFEEELRYYIIEKESDRLLGAVGLMIRDPDVPSFEIGYWLDDAAVGNGYVAEAVLEVERYAFDDLGAKRIVIHADSTNQKSRAVAERCGYEFEGELRNERLTTSGELSNTVIYSKIRE; this is encoded by the coding sequence ATGGAAACGAAACGTCTCAAACTCATCCCCGCTTGTTTAGAACGAGCCGAAGAGGCGCATCAAGCTGTCGTTCGCAGCCAAAAGACTCTCGAAGTCTATCTGCCGTGGGTGCCTCATGTGCTGACATTAGAAGCGATGATAGAAGGGACAGAGAAAGCCATCGCAAACTTTGAAAACTTCGAAGAAGAGCTGCGTTACTACATCATTGAAAAGGAAAGCGATCGCTTACTGGGTGCGGTCGGTTTGATGATTCGAGATCCCGACGTACCATCCTTTGAGATAGGTTATTGGTTAGATGATGCAGCCGTTGGCAATGGTTATGTTGCCGAGGCTGTGCTCGAAGTTGAGCGCTATGCGTTTGATGATTTGGGTGCCAAGAGAATCGTAATTCATGCTGATAGCACCAACCAAAAGAGCCGTGCTGTAGCCGAGCGCTGTGGTTATGAGTTCGAAGGCGAACTCAGAAACGAACGTCTTACCACATCGGGAGAGCTGAGTAACACCGTGATTTACTCAAAAATCCGCGAGTAA
- the putP gene encoding sodium/proline symporter PutP, with protein sequence MIENSFAITSTFVAYLIIMVAIGVYAYKRTSNSSDYFLGGRSLGPWPAALSAGASDMSGWLLLGLPGYAYAAGIEAFWLAGGLLAGTWANWFISAKRLRTYSIQTDALTLPEFLSRRFNDKSKLIQTISAFFILLFFLFYTSSGLVAGGKLFETVFGLDYSIAVVIGTVCVVSYTLFGGFLAVSWTDLVQGLLMAAALMIVPIAVMDGGFGQLSSDMHNINPELLTLWNDVKGEPLSAIAIISLAAWGLGYFGQPHILARFKASRSNKDLTTARRIAVGWTALSMAGAMLVGLVGLVWVTGHPGTQLEDGEKIFMLLVNTVFHPVVAGILLAAILAAVMSTADSQLLVSSSALAEDFYKQVIKPDASSEEVVMIGRVGVIVISLIALFLAMTPDSSVLGLVSYAWAGFGAAFGPAVVLSLYWSGMNRNGALAGILVGGVTIVVWKQLTGGWFDVYEIVPGIIFSTLAIVLVSKMTGGAGQEVLDQHQEYKQKLVDLD encoded by the coding sequence ATGATAGAAAATAGCTTTGCTATCACGTCCACTTTTGTGGCGTATTTAATAATTATGGTTGCCATTGGCGTTTACGCGTATAAGAGGACTTCCAATTCATCTGACTACTTCCTAGGTGGCCGTAGCCTAGGTCCGTGGCCTGCTGCGTTATCTGCAGGTGCATCAGACATGAGTGGCTGGCTGCTACTAGGTTTGCCAGGTTACGCGTATGCAGCAGGTATCGAGGCATTTTGGTTAGCAGGTGGCCTACTTGCTGGTACATGGGCCAACTGGTTCATCAGTGCAAAACGTCTGCGTACTTACAGCATCCAAACTGACGCGTTAACATTGCCAGAGTTCCTGTCACGTCGTTTCAACGACAAATCAAAACTGATTCAGACCATCTCTGCGTTTTTCATTCTTCTATTCTTCCTTTTCTACACCAGCTCAGGTTTGGTTGCAGGGGGCAAACTGTTTGAAACCGTATTCGGCCTTGATTACAGCATTGCAGTAGTTATTGGTACAGTTTGTGTGGTTTCTTACACGCTGTTCGGTGGTTTCTTAGCGGTATCTTGGACTGACTTAGTGCAAGGCCTATTGATGGCTGCAGCACTGATGATCGTTCCGATTGCTGTTATGGACGGTGGTTTTGGCCAACTGTCTTCAGACATGCACAACATCAACCCAGAGCTACTGACGTTGTGGAATGATGTGAAAGGTGAGCCGCTGTCAGCGATCGCGATTATCTCGCTAGCGGCATGGGGTCTTGGCTACTTTGGTCAGCCACACATCCTAGCGCGTTTCAAAGCATCACGTTCAAACAAAGACCTAACTACAGCGCGTCGTATCGCTGTGGGTTGGACTGCGCTTTCAATGGCAGGTGCAATGCTAGTGGGTCTTGTTGGTTTGGTATGGGTGACTGGCCACCCAGGCACGCAACTAGAAGATGGTGAGAAAATCTTTATGTTGCTTGTGAACACCGTATTCCACCCAGTGGTCGCTGGTATCCTACTAGCAGCAATCCTAGCGGCAGTAATGAGTACAGCAGATTCACAGCTTCTAGTATCTTCGTCTGCACTAGCAGAAGACTTCTACAAGCAAGTGATCAAACCTGATGCTTCTTCAGAAGAAGTGGTGATGATTGGCCGTGTGGGCGTTATCGTGATTTCTTTGATTGCATTGTTCCTAGCAATGACACCAGACAGCTCTGTGCTAGGTCTTGTATCTTACGCTTGGGCGGGCTTCGGCGCGGCATTTGGCCCTGCCGTAGTACTTAGCCTTTACTGGAGCGGTATGAACCGTAACGGCGCACTAGCGGGCATCCTAGTGGGTGGCGTGACCATCGTAGTTTGGAAACAGCTAACTGGCGGTTGGTTCGACGTTTACGAAATCGTACCGGGCATCATCTTCTCAACACTGGCTATCGTGTTGGTTAGCAAGATGACTGGCGGTGCAGGTCAAGAAGTTCTAGACCAACACCAAGAGTACAAGCAGAAGTTGGTTGATTTAGACTAA
- a CDS encoding 1-pyrroline-5-carboxylate dehydrogenase, with amino-acid sequence MVHQITYFKDAFSAWEQWNLTDFDYKCEHVLALKSALEGQNAVVAKVVSYHLQQASALLAEPHQLVGPTGETNELYAAGRGVALVICENNIENTENALYSTFAMITCALIAGNSVVICSDNAELNRLVEQAVSSTNFPSNLVQVVAYDASAPLLESDVRSVGYVGHSQVEHALNLQLAKRDGAIVGLVSETDLESPKLAHDPHLSLRFITERTRTINITAVGGNATLLELGNETH; translated from the coding sequence ATGGTTCATCAGATCACATATTTTAAAGATGCATTCTCTGCTTGGGAGCAGTGGAATCTGACCGATTTTGATTACAAATGCGAACATGTGTTGGCATTAAAATCTGCACTAGAAGGGCAGAATGCTGTTGTGGCAAAAGTAGTGTCTTACCACTTGCAACAAGCGTCTGCACTGCTTGCAGAACCTCATCAGTTAGTAGGCCCTACGGGGGAAACTAACGAGCTGTACGCGGCTGGTCGTGGTGTGGCTTTGGTGATTTGTGAAAACAACATCGAAAACACGGAAAACGCGCTGTACAGCACTTTTGCAATGATCACTTGTGCCCTCATCGCAGGTAACAGTGTTGTGATTTGCAGCGACAATGCCGAGCTAAACCGACTGGTTGAGCAAGCGGTATCGTCAACAAACTTCCCATCTAACTTAGTCCAAGTAGTTGCGTACGATGCGTCTGCCCCGTTGCTAGAAAGCGATGTACGTAGTGTGGGTTATGTTGGGCATTCTCAGGTTGAGCATGCGCTCAATCTTCAATTGGCTAAGCGCGATGGTGCTATCGTTGGCTTAGTTTCTGAAACGGATTTGGAGTCACCAAAACTGGCTCACGATCCGCATCTCTCGTTGCGCTTTATTACTGAGCGTACTCGAACGATAAATATTACAGCGGTGGGTGGTAACGCGACTCTACTCGAGTTGGGGAACGAAACTCACTAA